Proteins from a single region of Esox lucius isolate fEsoLuc1 chromosome 13, fEsoLuc1.pri, whole genome shotgun sequence:
- the tm2d2 gene encoding TM2 domain-containing protein 2, which yields MARISINYILLCGQVLLLLSVLLLQCLDGIHSQNSSDSPRQRATTKAAFREQSPQDNVTTYILPVDHTNSSIDQYEYSPPSPVVLCRYLPDEFVHCQDPVDHAQNHTAIQEMGHGCWKFGGQVHKDVNHTQVICTALDDIECAGPREFQRGNVPCIKYTGHYFITTLLYSFFLGCFGVDRFCLGHTGTAVGKLLTLGGLGIWWFVDLILLITGGLMPSDNSNWCTFY from the exons ATGGCTAGGATTTCAATTAACTACATTTTGCTATGCGGGCAAGTTCTCTTGCTACTTTCAGTGTTGCTTTTACAATGTTTGGACGGAATACACTCCCAAAATTCTTCGGACTCTCCTAGACAGAGAGCAACAACAAAAGCTGCTTTTAGAGAACAATCGCCACAAGATAACGTTACGACGTATATACTACCAGTTGATCACACGAACAGTTCTATAGACCAATATGAATACAGTCCTCCGTCACCAGTAGTCCTCTGCAGATATCT ACCAGATGAGTTTGTACACTGTCAAGATCCAGTGGACCATGCACAGAACCACACTGCCATTCAGGAGATGGGACATGGTTGTTGGAAG TTTGGAGGGCAGGTACACAAAGACGTGAATCACACACAAGTCATCTGCACCGCACTGGATGACATTGAGTGTGCTGGACCCAGGGAGTTCCAGAGAGGGAATGTGCCATGCATCAA ATACACCGGCCACTATTTCATCACCACTCTGCTCTACTCATTCTTCCTGGGGTGCTTTGGAGTGGACAGGTTCTGCCTCGGGCACACCGGCACGGCCGTGGGCAAGCTGCTGACCCTGGGTGGTCTGGGCATCTGGTGGTTCGTGGACCTCATCCTCCTCATCACCGGAGGCCTGATGCCCAGTGACAACAGCAACTGGTGCACCTTTTACTGA